Part of the Spinacia oleracea cultivar Varoflay chromosome 5, BTI_SOV_V1, whole genome shotgun sequence genome, ttgtattcccctacagtggtatcatgagactTATGTattaaagtactttttagcatgaattatatgtttttgtatgctgtcgaaatttttcggattttttgttgaatttacgAAATATTTGGATTATTGGATGACTCTCTTAATATGTTCTGAATTAAAAAAGTGtctaaattttgatttttctgaccctaatctgattgaaaacgattttataaGATCTTCTAATGAGAACAGAATCttaaaaacaggcctcgaagtatgagtttttgggcatttttgttaattaacgaattaaaaCTAACAAGTTTGGaaagtatttcaattaatttcacgacctaaactactcggaattgattgaaattatcccctactgttcttgggtatattttaaaattatggtaaaattttcggTCATAAatattaagtataaaccctaattttacttTCCccaattttgtaatttttagatcgcaaattgaatttttaaaataattaagatctagaaatttggttaattgggaaagggaatataatttcatataaagtggcagtttttaaaaattattggattaaaattttgattagattcgttagtTTTAATCgccacttaaaccaaattggtaaaaatctgatatttaaatgtttagaacgatttaaaattttggattcgattatcaaaatgttcaaatttttgttgacattgttcattcgttaaatttgaatatagttagcctagatttaataaattttgcaaaattggattgatgtaaaaattaattaaatcaccaacttgttattttcgaaaataaaaacgattaattttgttaattcgATGAAAAATAACTAATGCAAATATGATTtcgtgaaattgatttttttttaattagttggttcgtatggcacgaaccaaaggcacgagacaaggggtgtgcggtgcgtgtggctcgGCGTAGCCCATGCGCACTGCCTCGCCGCAAGCTTGGCGCAACAACGCATGCAGCCAACGACGAGCTGGGcgtgccagcgcgcgctggccaACAACGAGCAAGGCAGTGCtcctgccttggcttgcgagctgcgagcaagcaaggcgcATCGCTGCTTTGCCTTGCGCACAACGACAGGGCCAGTGAGCAGCGATGGCTGCGGTATGTGTGATGGTGCTTTGCGAGTAAGGGGCTTTGCTCCTCGTGGCCTCGTACGGCCACATTGTACTTGGCAGTGTTGGGccgggcgcaagcctagcccacattgcacaaaatttgttattttattcgTTGGGcttcaaaattaatatttgcattaaaatggctaacgaggataattaattaattattttatttaacttaggccgggccgtgagtttacttaaatatttaaataaaaattatcctcagcccgttaattctaagtccatgattagtatcgattcgagagagcatgctagtctaatcaactgttttattgattattattgattgtttatcatcctggattgttgttcattggtgaacctatgccatagaccttttaatatctgatttaTTCCGTTTTTATTATCgttgtagttttaatatacaaatcaactcatattctTGTTTTCCAGTAGTCTAGACCATATGTTTAGTAGGAGAAAGAACGcggtttccctgtggattcgatcatgacttcccttgctatttaGCTAGTGATTTTAGATTTATCTTTGACTAGGTGATGCAACTTTAGCCTGTCAGACACATACCATTTTAAGATAGATCCGTAGGTCTAACACAATACGGGTAAGATCCCGGACCCGCTGCCATCCTTAATCGCAAGTTCACAATTTGTGTTTACATCATGGGTAGAAAGATCCAAAACTATATTTTGCGTCATCTCCCCCTcagttaacttttttttttctttttaaatctCATTTTGCATGGATGAGTCGAAAACGCCTGTGTGGCTAGCTTGGTGGTGCAACAATTTATTACCAAATGTACACTTTCTCCTGAATTCCGACCCACCTTTTAAacccaattaaaatttaaaaccccTTTACTTTCTTTTATTATTCCTTTTCTATTTTCAATTCCTATACAACAACCAAACACAAACCACCTTGTTTCAAACTTCAAACCAACCTCCCTTCAATTCATCATTTCAGTGTAAAcagtttattttaaaattaaaaaaacacaaacacacatgCAAAATCATCCTTTTGATAAAAAAACATACCCAAAAACTATGCATTAATTAATTTCACCCTTGaaaaagtgggaaaaaaaatgaaacaagatAACAAAAAAAGGGGTTACTTGAACATATCACCATTATTGAAGCTTATACTTTGTTTGAGTATACCATTGATTTTGGTATTTgggtttgtttgtttgaatggAGGTCCAAATTCTTCTAATTGGGTCGTCTTGAATTCTTCAACTACATCCGGTGTAAATTCAAGGGAGAAACATCGAGTTTCAGTAAAAGATTTGAGGTCAAAGATTGATGGAGTAGCTGAGGAAACTAGTGTTGCAACAGAGGATTCTGTTTTATCTCAGCATCTTGAAACTcaagctgctgctgctgctgctgcttcctCTGTTTTTGCACCAGTGAGATTCCTTgcacactctttctctctcctcttattttttttttatgtgtttctctctctaaggCTGTTTCTTTCTTTGCATGTCAATGTTTTTGGTGTTGTATCCATAATTGCATGTTCAAAAGTGGAAGTTATAAGGATTTGGTATAGTTCCACTTTGGTGCCCTGAGATTTCATAGACGTTGTATGTGGTTTCACAACATTTAGTGGTATATGCCTTTATATTAACTCAAGTTTCCAGAAAACATctccaaaacaaaaacatgaaaaatcaATCCCCTTGTATTTCTCTCCGTGTTTTTGTCCAAAATCTCTTGAAAATTAAAAGGAAGTGGAAAAGAAAAGGGGATTGCTTTATGAAGCGTACTAAAAAAGGCATGAATTTTCATTTGTGTGACTACACGCAATTAAATATTCTTGATAACATCAAATCATCAATCTACTTACTTAAGAATATAATAATACTATGTACAATTAGATATAAATTATAAAGTGTGTCTTGGCCTAGTAGTTAAAACTGATAACCAGATTCAAATCCTTCCATTGTTTGCAATTTAATACTTGTGGATCATTTGCacacgaaaagaaaaaaaaaagaatttataGAGTGATATATATGTACCAAAACTACCGATTggttgttggttcagtggtgattggggctgaacttggtagggagaacccgtgttcgatcccccgcaacaacaattgggaggggactggaacctaaccacccagaactcgccccgaatccggattaacccgaatccggattaaccctaagggtgaaccgggtgctaacaccaaaaaagaaaatatatgtaCCAAAACTTGTTTTCCGGTCTAATAGATCGAATAGATTATGTATATTTCTTCATGTAGAATGACATATGTTAGAAATTGGGTTCTACATTCGGGATTTAGACGTGACATTACTAGTTCAAAGTGCACAATTAACATGATTATttccaaaattttattttttagaaaCTTGGTAGATCGAGATTAATTTTATGAGATGAATTGTTTGGTGAAGTGACGTTGTTACACTTACACATACATAAAGACTAAGTAGATGAACTGAACAGGCGGCAAATGAGACTTCAAGAATATTGAAGGACATGACTCCAAATTCCACCGATACCTTAAATGAAACACATACCCCTGAAACGAGGATATTTAAACTAGAGAAGGTGGCTACTGATTTGGATAAGCTTGAATTTGGACTTCAAAAGGCTCGGGCCGCTATTAAGGAAGCTCGGTATAAGAATCGTACCTATGATGACCCCGACTTCAATCCCGTCGGTCCCATGTATTGGAATGCCAATGCCTTCCACAGGTACTTCAAATTACTTTTTTACAAAGATCTCATATTTCTTTTAAAAGAAATGTCCAAGTAAAATGAGGATGGAGGGAATATATGTATGTTTGTCTTGAATTTCTATAGTGTAACGCACATATATGATTATACAAATTGAATGTCACTACTTTTGTTATATCATACTACCTCTGTTCTTATATGTTCTTTACGGTTACTGTTTTCACCGAATTAAGATAAAGGAGAAGGTGATCAAGTGGGATAGTCATTTGCAAGTAGGTGAAAGACATTTTGTTTAAGTGTGAAAGTAGATGATTAAAAAAAGTTTCAGAATAAAAGGTACAATTATACGAGTGGGCCAATAAATATTTCAAGTAGATGAATAAAAAACCAGAATAAATGGTATAATTGTAAACATTGtattccaaaaatagaataaaacataCGTGTAAAATACTTTTAGGAATGGACTTAAACgtaaagcgtaaagaactttcagaaacggaggtaAGTATGACATATGGGataattttgtatttgtaaatgTGTCATATCTTGATATCGATCGGGGAGTTCGGGACAATGTGACAGCTTATaagtttttctaaaactgatacTTTAGACAAGTGTATGTCCTAGTACAATTTCCGATCTTGGTTCATTTTCATTTGAATTGGCTTGTTGATGGAGAAAGTATACTACTCTTGCCGAGTTGTTGGTGATACTTCATTAAAtatttttgtccggatttgtATGAATTTCATCTCAATTATTCTAGGTACATACAACTATTCAAGCAAACATTACTGATTTACTCCTAATTTGCTGATTTGTACTCTAATTACATTTACTACTTCCACTTAGGAGCTACTCCTTCTAGTAAGTCAGTCTACATTTAGAAATTGAGGGGACCAAGAATTATTATGCGTTTCTTCTTTTGGAAGGTCTAAACATTTGTTTTAGTCCAGCTAAATTTCTAATTACGGGTTTCATTGGTCATTGATTCTTCGTAAATCTGAAGGTCATAAACATGAATGCAAAATAAAGGTCTTTACCCCTATTATTCAAATTTCTATTCCACAAATGTGTGTTACCTTATTACCTAATATGTATGAGACACTATATTTAAGACGAACTAGCTAGAGTAGAAGGCTATTTAAAGAAAGGGGATGAGAAAGATTGGTTGATTGTTGATGAACACAATTAATCTGATCTATAATGTGAAATTGGCACGCACCAAATTTAATTATCcgggtttgggctttgccaTAAGATTACTTAAGAAAATTAGATTACTGAGGTATTAGAAAATTATTTGTTTTGGTAAGTTTAGGATTATTGCGTGTTAGGTTGCATAATTTTGTTTCACTGATCTGGTTGCATTGTTATAGCAAAACAACATTTCATGTTTATGATGAACTAGTATATAGAAATAATTGCACGTACGCTTAACATTTTATATCAAAATGACAATGATTATGATTGTGCAGGAGCTACTTGGAAATGGAGAAACGATTCAAGGTGTTTGTTTACGAGGAAGGAGAATCCCCGTTGTTCCACAATGGCCCGTGTAAAAGTATATATTCAACCGAAGGGAACTTTATACACCTAATGGAGATCAATAATCAATTCCGAACTAAGAATCCAGATAAGGCTCAAATTTTCTTCCTCCCCTTAAGTGTCACTATGATGGTACATTATGTTTATCCACGGGATTCTCGTGACTTGGGTCCTATAAGACGCACTATGAGAGATTATATTAACGTTATTTCCAGTAAATATCCTTACTGGAATCGCAGCCTTGCAGCGGATCATTTTATGCTCTCTTGTCATGACTGGGTATGTATATGTGTATggtaatttatactaattaaccatctttgttaattaattttcaTGGTTATTATGTGTATTGTAAAGTTTTCTAAAATGCcacttgttttttatttttttcttgaagggTCCAGAAGCATCATTTTCAGTTCCTTATCTAAGGAAGAACTCTATTAGAGTCCTTTGCAATGCTAACACCTCCGAAGGGTTTCAACCTCGGAAAGATGTATCCCTTCCCGAAATCAACCTGCGCACGGGGGCAATTCATGGTTTTGTTGGTGGTCCATCCCCTTCACGGCGCTCCATCTTGGGCTTCTTTGCAGGTGGGCTTCATGGGCCCATTAGACCCATCCTCCTTGAGCAGTGGGGAAACAAGAATGACCAAGACTTAAAAATCTACAAATATCTGCCAAAAGGAGTATCCTACTATGATATGCTAAGAAATAGCAAATATTGTATTTGCCCAAGTGGTTATGAGGTTGCAAGCCCTAGGATAGTGGAGGCTATCTATACAGGTTGTATACCAGTTCTTATCTCAGATCATTATGTTCCACCATTTAGCGATGTGTTAAATTGGAAGTCATTCTCAGTTGAAGTGTCTGTCAAGGATATACCCAAGTTGAAGACAATCTTATCAAGTATTTCAACGAGGCAATATTTGAAGATGTATCGAAGAGTGCTTCAAGTAAGGACTCATTTTGAAGTGCATTCTCCTCCTAAACGTTATGATTTCTTCCACATGATACTTCATTCAGTTTGGCTTAGGAGATTGAATGTTCACGTACATGATCATCTTGAGTTGTAAATCCTGTTAAATCTATATCAGCCTTCCATGTTGTTTGTCATGATAGTTTTCAATTGCACAGATCACGTCATATATATGtgatcgttttttttttttaattcattttcgAAGTAAAACATGGAGAAATTTGATATATTTGCAATCGATTCATCAAATAAATCTTCATATATGTGTTTGAttcataaaattaatgcaaCAAATAATCAAATCAACAACCACTTCCTCACTAAATCAATCAATGTTAAAAACTGTATTCATGATCAAATCAAACGCAGAAAACTTTGTAGCTCTACTGCAGTATAACAGACtgacagagagagagagatattATTAGAATTATGAAATCGATTACAGGCTAAGAAGATTATGAGAGTTAGCCCTATTACAAGTTGCATAACTAACTATATATACTCCTGTGTTGGTGTGCTGTCACAACCAATCATTATGCAGGAAATAATACTCAGCCAATCACAAGGCTTTAACAATTATGGGAAATAATACAGCTGTCATATAGCTGACAGTGTAACAGAAATAATACAGCTGTCATATAGCTGACAGTGTAACAGAAAACGGTTACTTGGGTAGCAATCCTCTGTGGGCAAGTCCAGCATTGTAATGCTGATCCAATGTATGCTCCACTGTGTTGTCAACTATTGCAGTATCACCAACACCCCCCCTCAAGCTAGGTGTGGTAGGAGTAACTCCTAGCTTGGATAGTAGATCATGATACTGAGGTGAAGGTAGTGCTTTGGTAAACACATCAGCTAACTGAGATTTGGTAGGCAAGTAAGTGAGCTGAATCAGACCTTCAAGTACCTTATCCCTAGTGAAATGACAATCTATCTCaatgtgttttgtcctttcatggaaTACAGGATTTTTAGCTATGTAAATAGCTGATTGGTTATCACAATGCAAAGTGACTGGTTTTAACTTATTTACACCCATTTCTTCAAGTAACCTGACAAGCCAAGTAACTTCTGAAGCTGCAGCTGCCATTGCCCTATATTCTGCTTCTGAAGAACTCTTTGAAATAGTCCCTTGCTTCTTTGATTTCCAGGAAACAGGAGAATTTCCCAACAAAAGAATGTATCCTGTTATGGACCTTCTAGTATTGGGACAAGCAGCCCAATCACTATCTGAGAAAGCCTGCAGTGTTAAGCAATCTGAAGCTTGCAGCAAAATGCCTTGACCTTCAGTGTGTGCAACATATCTGAGCACATGATGCAAAGCTTTGACATGTGGTACTCTAGGTTGATGCATGAACTGACTGAGTAATTGAACAGCATAGCATAAATCTGGCCTTGTGTGTGTGAGAAAGTTCAGTTTGCCCACCAATGTTCTATATTGATCTGGTTGATCATAAAGTTGTCCCTCATCTGTAAATAATTTAGTGTTAATGGGAAGAGGAGTAGCAGCTGATCTTTTAACATCAAAACCACAGTCAGCTAAAA contains:
- the LOC110797143 gene encoding probable glycosyltransferase At5g03795 — protein: MKQDNKKRGYLNISPLLKLILCLSIPLILVFGFVCLNGGPNSSNWVVLNSSTTSGVNSREKHRVSVKDLRSKIDGVAEETSVATEDSVLSQHLETQAAAAAAASSVFAPAANETSRILKDMTPNSTDTLNETHTPETRIFKLEKVATDLDKLEFGLQKARAAIKEARYKNRTYDDPDFNPVGPMYWNANAFHRSYLEMEKRFKVFVYEEGESPLFHNGPCKSIYSTEGNFIHLMEINNQFRTKNPDKAQIFFLPLSVTMMVHYVYPRDSRDLGPIRRTMRDYINVISSKYPYWNRSLAADHFMLSCHDWGPEASFSVPYLRKNSIRVLCNANTSEGFQPRKDVSLPEINLRTGAIHGFVGGPSPSRRSILGFFAGGLHGPIRPILLEQWGNKNDQDLKIYKYLPKGVSYYDMLRNSKYCICPSGYEVASPRIVEAIYTGCIPVLISDHYVPPFSDVLNWKSFSVEVSVKDIPKLKTILSSISTRQYLKMYRRVLQVRTHFEVHSPPKRYDFFHMILHSVWLRRLNVHVHDHLEL